The proteins below are encoded in one region of Styela clava chromosome 4, kaStyClav1.hap1.2, whole genome shotgun sequence:
- the LOC144422001 gene encoding uncharacterized protein LOC144422001 produces the protein MHYHIDPAYYRGFSKRHSHDYHQRRHRSRHKSYGHSNHGNLNHFDGHRSHSRHISHKESRYGNYGKGHHIYNDKGRSQIPGVSANVYDKQQPERQYFPQPHRLMSWTSPAELKELNNQSDEALVQDTLRSFPKEPIRVSRQIHQNQKNTKTGSKSKKPRKSKSKHDDDDHFYEILDEKKRNKQAKKSSHRNKNRKKSEERNFARASQSRLSMRSVASIQSRRLPTPPI, from the exons ATGCATTATCACATTGACCCTGCTTACTACCGTGGCTTCTCAAAGAGACATAGCCACGACTACCACCAACGGCGACATCGTAGCAGACATAAAAGCTATGGACACTCGAATCACggaaatttaaatcattttgatGGTCATAGAAGCCATAGTCGCCATATTTCTCATAAAGAAAGTCGTTACGGTAACTATGGAAAAGGCCATCACATTTACAATGACAAGGGGCGATCTCAAATACCCGGTGTGAGCGCAAACGTTTATGACAAACAACAACCTGAGAGGCAGTATTTCCCACAGCCGCACAGGCTAATGTCATGGACTTCGCCAGCTGAACTTAAAGAGCTTAACAATCAGTCGGACGAAGCCTTAGTACAAGATACTTTGAGGAGTTTTCCAAAAGAGCCTATTCGCGTAAGCAGGCAAATCCATCAGAatcagaaaaatacaaaaactgGAAGCAAATCAAAGAAACCAAGGAAATCGAAGTCTAAGCACGATGATGACGATCACTTTTATGAAATCTTGGATGAAAAGAAACGAAATAAACAAGCAAAAAAGTCATCACATCGAAACAAAAATCGGAAGAAATCTGAAG aaCGGAACTTTGCGAGAGCTTCTCAATCTCGTTTAAGTATGAGGTCCGTTGCTTCAATCCAAAGCAGGCGACTTCCAACTCCTCCGATATAG
- the LOC144422190 gene encoding uncharacterized protein LOC144422190: MLERANFQPVLQGKEINDELELVCRVDWPSYVRKYLSPSATITKLPIVTEMPFVTDLSSINGSSSVREVSFITESSSVSELTTVTLPNAVDILHTDSDDSRRTDDTYCIRKKPRHQTRYITSTP; encoded by the exons ATGTTGGAACGAGCCAATTTTCAAC CGGTACTGCAAGGAAAAGAAATTAATGACGAATTGGAACTTGTTTGCAGAGTGGATTGGCCATCATATGTCAG AAAATATCTATCTCCATCTGCTACCATCACTAAGTTGCCAATTGTCACTGAGATGCCATTTGTCACGGACCTATCGTCGATCAATGGGTCGTCATCTGTCAGAGAGGTATCATTTATCACAGAGTCATCATCTGTCAGTGAGTTAACAACTGTCACTTTACCTAACG cTGTCGACATATTACACACTGACAGTGATGACTCCAGACGCACAGATGATACCTACTGTATCAGGAAAAAACCCAGACACCAAACAAG ATATATTACATCTACACCCTAA